Part of the Terrisporobacter glycolicus ATCC 14880 = DSM 1288 genome is shown below.
AATGAAAATTTTAATAGTTTGAATGAAAGAATCGAAAAAATAAAAAATAGTCCTGATGTGGATATTAATTTAATTCAACAGTTAGAAACTTCAATTAAAAAATTGGAACAAGAATATGAAAAATTACAGGTAGTAATAGAGAAAGGCAACTCAAAAGAAATAGAAAATTCAATTATTGATGAAAAGAGTGATTATTTTTTAGCTTATCTTGAGGTAGCGAATAATTCAACAACTCTTTACGATGCTGAAATAGAAAAAGGAAATCTATTTAAAGAAAATGTAAGTAAAAACGTGAAAAAAGCTTGGTTAACTAGTGTATTAATGTGTACTTGTATTACTATTGGAACTATTTTAATAGGCATATATATTACAAGAAAAATAAGACAGCCTATTGAGGAACTAGAAATTGCAGCAAATAAAATGTCACTAGGTGATTTTGATATTGAGATAGACTATGAATCAGAAGATGAACTAGGAAGCTTGTCAAATAGTATGATGACAATGAGTAATACAACAAAGGTTATGATTGATGATGTGGTTGATGTACTAAAAGAGATTGCATCAGGTAATTTTGATGTTGAGCCTAAAGTAGAATACATAGGAGTATTCAATAATATAGAAAAATCTTTAGCTCAAATTACGGATGAATTAAGTGATACAATGTCACAAATTAATGTAGCATCAGACCAAGTTCAATCTGCATCAGACCAAGTTGCAAGTGGAGCACAAATGTTATCACAAGGTACTACAGAGCAGGCAGGATCAATAGAAGAACTATCTGCAACTATAGTTGAAATATCAAACCAAGTAAAAGAAACAGCAAAAAATGCACAGGAAGCAAATATATTATATACAGATGCAGGCAGAGAAGTAGAGGATGGTAATGAAAAGATGAAGAATATGATCGTTGCCATGGACGAAATATCATCTACATCGAATGAAATAGGAAGAATAATAAAAACAATAGATGATATAGCATTCCAAACGAATATATTGGCATTAAATGCAGCGGTAGAAGCAGCTAGGGCAGGAGAAGCTGGTAAAGGATTTGCAGTAGTAGCAGATGAAGTTAGAAATCTAGCAGCAAAATCAGCTGAAGCAGCTAAAAATACTTCAACATTAATAGAGAATTCTATAAATGCAGTTGAAAATGGTACTAGCATAGTTGATAATACATCTCAATCTTTACAAAGAATATTGGATAAAACTAATAAAGTAGTTTCTTTACTTGATAGAATAGCAAAAGGGTCTGAAGAGGAATCAAATGCAATAAATCAAGTAACTTTAGGATTAGAACAAATTTCAGCAGTAGTGCAAACAAACTCAGCAACAAGTGAGGAAAGTGCAGCTGCAAGTGAGGAACTAAGTGGACAAGCTCAAATATTAAAATCTTTAATAGATGATTTTAATTTAAAAAATAAAGGTGATGATACAGTTTTAGATTTTAATATTTAATATTATAGGCAATTAGAATCTTAAATATGTTTAGTCAAAAATAAAAAAGCTGATTTCTATGTTAATTGAGAAATCAGCTTCTTTATTTTTAAATATATTTTAATAAAAAAGCAATAATAATTTTTTTTATATATAGTTGTTTATTATTTTAATAAAGTAAATTATGATATTTCCGTATATTATAAAATGTTTAGAATTATATATGAAAAAGTTATGGAGGAATAAATTATGAAACAATTTAATTTAAAAGAGATGAAAATTGGAAAAAGATTGGGGATGGCGTTTGCTATTGTACTTATAATGTCTACTTTAGCAAGCCTTTATACTTTAAACAATTTAAAGAAAGCTGGAGAAATGTCCCACAATATTTATACAGGGCCTTATCAACTAACAAATCAAACTATGGGAATACGTAGAGATTTAGTGTCAATATCAAGACAAATTAACAGAGCATTTGCGCTTAAGGAACATGAAGAGCCAAGAAAAATAATTTTAAGTGACTTTGAAAGTATAAGTAAAAGAATAGGGATAATAAATGATATACCAACAACAAATGATTTAATAAAAGAAGATATGAAAAAGTTAGAGAAAGAAATAAACTTAGTAAAAGAAGAATATGAAGAAATATATAAAGAAACAAAAAAAGAAAAATTTAGTGGATCGTTATCAGATATAGATCTTAGTGAATATACAGCTTTATTTGATAGCTGTACTCAAACTTCTGTTGAAGTATATGATGATGCTGAAAGGGCTGCTAAAGAATATGATAGTATGGTGTCAAGTAGTGTGAAAAAATCAGGAACAATAGCACTGTTACTTTCACTAACGGCAATCGGAATAGGTATAGTAGTATGTATAAGAATTACAAAGAGAATTAAAGAGCCAATTGAAGAAATAGAATTAGCTGCAAATAAAATGGCTGAAGGCGATTTTAATATAGATATAACTTATGAGTCAGAAGATGAGTTGGGAGTTCTATCTGAAAGCATGCGTAAGATGAGTAAAGAGATAAATGTAGTTATTGAAGATGCTGTGAATATATTAAATGAAGTTTCAGCAGGTAACTTTAATATAGAGCCTCAGGTAGAATATATTGGAGTATTTAGTTATATTGAAAATTCTTTAAATAAAATTACAAATGAGCTAAGTGACACAATGTCACAAATACATGCAGCATCACAAGAAGTTGAAACAGCATCAGAACAAGTAGCAAGTGGAGCACAAATGTTATCACAGGGAACAACAGAACAAGCTGGTTCAATAGAAGAACTATCGGCTACAATAGTTGATATATCTAATAAAATTAAAAATACAGCAAAAAATGCAGGCGATGCTAATGAACTATCAATAAGTGCAGGAAATGAAGTAGAAGAAGGAAATGGGAAAATGAAGGAAATGGTAAATGCTATGGAAAAAATATCGTTTACATCTAATGAAATAGGAAGAATAATAAAAACAATCGATGACATAGCTTTCCAAACCAATATATTAGCATTAAATGCAGCGGTTGAAGCAGCAAGAGCAGGTGAAGCAGGGAAAGGATTTGCAGTAGTGGCAGATGAGGTTAGAAATCTAGCAGCAAAATCAGCAGAAGCAGCAAAAAATACGGCAACATTAATAGAAAATTCTATAAAGGCAGTTGATAATGGAAGTTTAATAGTTGATAATACAGCAGAGTCACTACAAAGAATAATAGATAAAATTTATCAAGTTATTGTTTTAATAGATGATATTGCAAAAGCATCAGATGAAGAGTCAAATGCAATTAATCAAGTAACTTTAGGATTAGAACAAATTTCAGAAGTAGTTCAAACGAACTCAGCAACAAGTGAGGAAAGTGCAGCTGCAAGTGAAGAATTAAGTGGACAAGCTCAATTGCTAAAATCACTTATTGAGAGATTTGAATTAAAAGGAGATTCTAATTTTCAGGATACTATAAATTTCGAAGACAATTTAAATAGCAATAACAACTCAATAAATTTCTAAAAATATTTTAGATAGTTAATATAAAAATTAGGGAACAAAAATTGATTTAGATACTGAAAAATTAATTTATTTATAAAACTAAAGAATAAAATTGTTTATCCGTATAGTATATAAATGAATTATGCCAAAAGATTACATTTAATTTGATTTAATGGTTGTGTTAAATAACAATGAAAAATTAAACATATTAAATTTTTATTATAAAAGGAGATAAATATGAGTGGAATAGATTCTATGAATGAATTTTATGTACAAGAAAACATGCAGCTATTAGAGCAATTAGAAGAAATTTTACTTGTAGATCATTCAGATACTGGAGGATTGGCAAAGGAAGAAATAGAAGAAATTTTTAGAGCTATGCATACAATAAAAGGTTCTTCTGCCATGATGGGATATGATAGTTTAACAACTCTGACACATTGTATAGAAGACGTCTTTGATGAAATACGTAAAGGGCTTGTGGTTTCTGCTGAAAAATGGGAACAAATAATAGATGTTGTATTACTAAGTATTGACTTTCTTAAAGAAGAAATTTCTAATATTCAACAGGGATTGCTTCCAGAATCAAGTATAGATGAGCTACATGATAAAGTTTTAGACTTATTGAAAGAAAATGAAGAAGACAGTAATGAAGACACATTAGATATGGACTTTAATTTAGCTGAAGAAAATATAAGTCAGCAAACTAAAGAAGATACTGATGACAGTGAACTAATAGGTAGTGAAAAAAAATATTGCATAAAAGTATTATTTGAAAATGGATGTGGAATGGAAGGCATAAGGGCTCTTGGTGTAACAACATCAATAGAAGATTTATGTACTATAAATGAGACTATTCCAGCAGATTTAATGGGAGATTGTGATGAAGAAATAATTAAAGACGGATTTACTATGTATGTAAAAAGTGAAAATGATAAGTCCACATTAGAAAAATGTCTTCAAGAAACAATGTTTTTAAAGACTTTACAAATTACTGAAATTTCTAGAGCTTCAAATAAAGTAGAAAAAATTGAAGAAGTAGAAGAAGTTAATTTAAAGCCTGAGGAAGTAGTAGAAATTGTCAATGATTCTACAAACAAAGAAGTTGTAGAAAAAAATATAGAAATAAGCAAAATTAATGAAGATTTAAATAATAATAAAGATAATGTTAAAGAAGTTAAAGGTAATAAGAAAGATAAAGTAACTCAAACAAAAAAAGAAAATAAAAATAGTTATTTAACAGTTAATATAGACAAGATAGATAGCCTTATGAATTTAGTAGGAGAAATAGTAACTACTGAATCTATGGTTGAAAAACAATCTCAACTAGAAAATTTTGATCCAGATAATTTTGAAAAGCAAGCAAGGAGATTACATCAGTTAACCAATGAATTACAAGATGTTGTGATGTCTATTCGTATGGTACCTATATCATCAACTTTTACTAAAATGCAAAGAGTAGTAAGAGATATGAGCAAAAAAACGGGCAAAAAAGTTGAGTTAGTCTTATTAGGAGAACAAACAGAAGTAGATAAAAATATATTAGAAAATATATCAGATCCTTTAATGCATATGGTAAGAAATAGTATGGATCATGGTATTGAAACACCAGAAGAAAGAAAAAGCACAACAAAACCAGAGAAAGCAACTGTAACATTGGAAGCAAAAAATACTGGCGGAGATATTCTAATAATAATAAAAGATGATGGAAGAGGTTTAAACAAAGAAGCAATTGTGAAAAAAGCAATTGAAAAAGGAATAACTAGTAAGAGTATTAACGAAATTAGTGATAAAGAAGCATACAATTTTATATTAGCACCAGGATTTTCTACAAAAGAAGCTGTAACTGAGTATTCAGGTAGAGGTGTGGGTATGGATGTTGTTTATACTAATATACGTAAGTTAAGAGGTTCTATTAGCATAGATAGTGAGTATGGAAAAGGAACTACATTTACAATACGTATTCCACTAACATTGGCCATAGTAGATGGTATGAAAATTAGAAATGATGATGAAACATATATTATTCCTTCACTTAACATAAAAGAAGTATTTAGGTACGGCGCTTATGATATTGTTGAAAATCCAAACGGAGAAGAACATAGTATTATAAGGGGGAATTGTTATAAAATTTGTAGATTATCAAAAATTTTAGGGTTAAGTGATATCAAAAAAGATGACGGTATTATGATTTTGGTAGAATCCGAGATGGGTAATATATGCTTAATTGTAGACAGTATTTTAGGACAGCAACAAGTTGTAATTAAACCAATACCTGCAATACTAACTCAATTTAGAGGAGTACAATCTTATTTGGCGGGATGTTCTATTTTAGAAGATGGATCTATTAGCCTTATACTTGATGTTAATGCTATGATACATAGATAAAATATACTAATACAAAAGGAGAAAGAGTAAATGGATAAAAAAATAAAAGTATTAGTAATTGATGATTCGATTATATTTAGACGTGTTATATCTAAGTATCTTCAAGAAGATCCAGAGTTAGAGGTAGTAGAAACAGCTAAGGACTCTTATGATGCAAGGGATAAAGTATTACAATATAGACCAGATGTATTAACATTAGATATAGAGATGCCAGGTGTCAATGGAATTGAATTTTTAAAGATTTTAATGAATCAATGTCCAATACCTACAATTGTTATAAGTGGTGCCAATGACAAATGTTTTGAGGCTTTATCGGCTGGAGCAGTAGGATTTGTAGATAAACCGACATCAAGTACTATGAACGAATTTGCAATAGATTTGGCTACTAAAATAAAGGAAGCATCAGTAGCTAAATTAGATATAAAAAGTAACCTTGCAAAGGTTAGTAAACCTGTAGAAAAAAAAATGAACTCTAAAAAAACAACAAGCATAACAAACAATAATAATCAGATAATTGCTATAGGAGCATCTATGGGAGGGGTAGAGGCAATAGGAAAAGTATTAAAAGAGCTACCTTTAGGACTACCTGGAATCGTTATAACTCAACATATGCCTCCAGTATTTACAAAAAGATATGCAGAACGTTTAGATAGAGAGTGCACAATTAGCGTGAAAGAGGCAAAAAATGGAGAAGTTGTATTGCCAGGGAATGCATATATTGCTCCTGGTGGTTTGCAAATGGGTATTATAAAGAAAAATAATAAATTTTTAATTCAAGTTAAAGAAGGCGATAAAGTTAGTGGTCATTGTCCATCAGTGGATTATTTATTTGAATCTGTGGCAAATGAAGCCAAAGAAAAATCCATAGCAGCAATCTTAACAGGAATGGGATCCGATGGAGCAAGGGGATTATTAGAAATAAAAAAAGCTGGTGGATATACTATTGGCCAAAATAAACAATCATGTACTGTTTATGGCATGCCAATGGTAGCAAAGAATATGGGTGCGGTTATAAAGGAAACATCTTTAGATATGATTCCAAACGCAATACTAAATCAACTCAAAAGAAATGAAATGAGAAAATAATCTAAAGACTAGATAGAAAGAGGGTATATATGACAATTACTTGTGATAAATTAAATATATTTCGTGAAATTAGTAATATAGGGTCTGGTAATGCATCAACATCATTAGCTACAATGTTAAATGAATTAGTGGACATTGGAATACCAAATAGTGATATGATTGAACTTGATGATATTACAAAGAGCTACGATTCACCAGAGGAATTGGTAGTAGGAACGGTTTTACAACTTTCAGGAGATATGGAAGGTTTCATCATGGTTATCATGAAAATAGATTCTGCTTTTAATTTACTTTCAAAATTATCAGGCAAAGAAATTAAATATAATAAAGATGATTACGAAGAGATGTGCAAAGAATTAAACGCAATGGGAGAAATATGTAATATATTATGTGGAACATACTTAACAGCCATATCAGATATGACAAATTTAACTATAACTCCATCTATACCTCACTTTAGTATAGATATGGTAAGAGCAATAATGAACTTACCAATTTCATTATATGGATTAGATTTTAGTTCAATATTATGTATTGAAACAGACTTCTTTACTGAAGATTATGATATAGAAGGAAAGTATTATTTTATTCCTAATGTGTCATCCTGTACGAAGTTATTGTCATCTTTAGGCTTTGCTGTGTAGGACTATATAATGGAAATGGTAGGTATAGCAGAGTATAAGATTGTAAGAGACCCACAAAAAATTATGACTATAGGACTAGGCTCATGTTGTGGTGTAGTCCTTTATGATGAGATAAATAAAATTGCAGGATTAGTGCACATTTTACTTTCTAACTCTCAAAATGAAAAAATGCTAATAAATAAAGCAAAGTATGCTGATACAGGAATAGTGGCATTATATGAAGATATGAAAAAACTAGGGGCAAATTCTAGATTTATAAGAGCAAAGATAGCCGGCGGTGCACATATGTTTAACTTTAATAATTCATCAAGTAGTGTATTCACTATTGGTGAAAAAAATGTAAAATCATGCAAAGAGACTTTAGCCAAACTAAATATTCCAATTATATCAGAAGATACATTAGGTACTTGTGGAAGAACAATTGTATTTGATACAAGAACTAATAAATTGCATGTAAAAAGTGTGGGTAAAGGTGAAACGTTAATTTAATTAATAAGGGGGGCAGTATCTATGTATGCAAATGATGTAGAATCAGAAAATAGAATAGATGATTTGTATATGGTTTTCGTCGTGAATAATCAAAAGTATGCACTATCATCCAAATACATTATAGAAATTATAGAAATGTTACCAATAACAAAGGTACCATTCCTTCCAAAATACATGAAAGGTATTATAAATTTAAGAAGTACTATTATTCCAGTTATGGATGCTAGAATGAGGTTCGATATAGAACCTATAAATTATGATGAAAGAACTTGCATTATTATAATTGAAAATAACAATAATAAAATAGGATTAATAGTAGATACAGTAAATGAAGTAATTCATATTTCGTCAGAAAAGAACATGAATATGGACTCTAGTCAAGATGAAGGAAAGAGTAACTTTATAAAATCTGTTAGTGAAATAAATAATGATGTACAATTAATACTAGATTGTGATTCATTAATGAAGATAGTCGAGGAAAATAATTATGCAGTTGACAGATAGAGATTTTGCAAGGCTGAGAAATTTCATGTATAATAATTATGGAATTAATCTTGAAAATAAAAGGACATTAATAGAAACAAGACTATTAATGATGGTTAAACGATTAGGATTTTCTGATTATAATAGTTATATAGATAACTTGATGAAAGATAAAACAGGTGAACAAGTATCAATATTAGTAGAAAAATTAACTACGAATTATACATATTTTATGCGTGAAGAAATGCACTTTGAGTTTTTAAAAGAAAATGTATTAGTTCCAAGTTTAAAAAAACCTCCACTTGGAGGGTTGAAAATTTGGTCAGCAGCTTCATCAACAGGTGAAGAGGCTTATTGTATTGCCATGTTAGCATCAAGTATTCTAGGTGTTAATTCAAGTCAAAGAATAGCTATAACAGCATCCGATATATCAAACAAAGTATTAAAACAAGCTAAAGATGGAATTTACTCAAATGATAAAATAGAAAAATTACCATCAGCATGGGTACAAAATTATTTTAAAAAAAGAGATGAAAAAAATTATGAGGTAAATCCAAATATAAAGAAGTTAGTAGAATTTAAATATTTTAATTTGAATAATAACTTAGGTTGGAGTAAGTCAAAATATGATGTTATTTTCTGCAGAAATGTAATGATTTATTTTGATAATATTACAAATCAAAAACTAATTAATAGATTATGTGATTCTCTAAAACCAGGCGGATATTTAATAATTGGAATGTCAGAAAGTTTATCTAATTTAAAAACTGATTTAAAAAGAGTAAAACCATCAGTATATAAAAAAAATAAAGTATAGTTTTTGAATCCTAAAAGAATTAAAATATAAGTATGAGTAAGTTAACAAAATGTATTTGAAACAATGGAGGAAAGTTATGAAAAGAGTATTAATAGTTGATGATGCAGCCTTTATGCGTATGACAATAAAAAATATGCTTTCAAATTATGAGTATGAAATAGTAGGAGAAGCAGAAAATGGTTTAGAAGCTGTTGAAAAATACAAAGAATTAAGTCCAGATATAGTTACAATGGATATTACTATGCCTGAGCTTGACGGAATACAAGCTTTGAGAATGATAAAAAAATTAAATCCAGGAGCATCAGTTGTTATGGTTTCAGCTCTAGGACAAGAAGCAAAAATGAAAGAGGCTATTATATATGGCGCTAAAGGGTTTATAGTAAAACCTTTTAAAGAAGAAATACTTTTAGGTGCATTATCAAAGCTATAAGAAATTTATATAAAATAGAAATAATGCAAAAATTATATGATACTATAGATTGATTTATGTAAAATAAGTCGATCTATAGTATTTTTAGATTTAAATAATGTAATATTTTAATTAAAATCTTATGAGGTTATAAATACTAATTATGGATAAATAAGGAAGTTATAATATTAAAATTTTCAAACTAAAATATTATTCTAAGATAAAGAGTTGTTTTATCATATATATTGAAATTTCAACATTTGTTGAGATTTGCAAAACAGTCGTTTTTTTGACAGATTGTGAGAAATAAAGTATAATAACCAATGTATTTAAAAAGAATAAGAGGTGGATAAAGTGGAGAAGTTTAAAATTCAACCTGTATTGGTTGGTGGAGATATAAACTGTTATTCTGTGGCTAGAGCTTATCACGAAGCTTATGGAGTAAAGTCAATAGCTTTTGGGAAAATGTTACTTGGGGCAACAAAAGACAGTAATATAATAG
Proteins encoded:
- a CDS encoding chemotaxis protein CheD gives rise to the protein MEMVGIAEYKIVRDPQKIMTIGLGSCCGVVLYDEINKIAGLVHILLSNSQNEKMLINKAKYADTGIVALYEDMKKLGANSRFIRAKIAGGAHMFNFNNSSSSVFTIGEKNVKSCKETLAKLNIPIISEDTLGTCGRTIVFDTRTNKLHVKSVGKGETLI
- a CDS encoding CheR family methyltransferase, producing MQLTDRDFARLRNFMYNNYGINLENKRTLIETRLLMMVKRLGFSDYNSYIDNLMKDKTGEQVSILVEKLTTNYTYFMREEMHFEFLKENVLVPSLKKPPLGGLKIWSAASSTGEEAYCIAMLASSILGVNSSQRIAITASDISNKVLKQAKDGIYSNDKIEKLPSAWVQNYFKKRDEKNYEVNPNIKKLVEFKYFNLNNNLGWSKSKYDVIFCRNVMIYFDNITNQKLINRLCDSLKPGGYLIIGMSESLSNLKTDLKRVKPSVYKKNKV
- a CDS encoding methyl-accepting chemotaxis protein, encoding MDRRFKNLKIGKKMALVFGMLIIAITIIVTLSLKNLRVVGGYTTDLFDGPYQLTNEAMGIRRNILSIDQNIAYAVVEKDISNYESTINENFNSLNERIEKIKNSPDVDINLIQQLETSIKKLEQEYEKLQVVIEKGNSKEIENSIIDEKSDYFLAYLEVANNSTTLYDAEIEKGNLFKENVSKNVKKAWLTSVLMCTCITIGTILIGIYITRKIRQPIEELEIAANKMSLGDFDIEIDYESEDELGSLSNSMMTMSNTTKVMIDDVVDVLKEIASGNFDVEPKVEYIGVFNNIEKSLAQITDELSDTMSQINVASDQVQSASDQVASGAQMLSQGTTEQAGSIEELSATIVEISNQVKETAKNAQEANILYTDAGREVEDGNEKMKNMIVAMDEISSTSNEIGRIIKTIDDIAFQTNILALNAAVEAARAGEAGKGFAVVADEVRNLAAKSAEAAKNTSTLIENSINAVENGTSIVDNTSQSLQRILDKTNKVVSLLDRIAKGSEEESNAINQVTLGLEQISAVVQTNSATSEESAAASEELSGQAQILKSLIDDFNLKNKGDDTVLDFNI
- a CDS encoding response regulator, encoding MKRVLIVDDAAFMRMTIKNMLSNYEYEIVGEAENGLEAVEKYKELSPDIVTMDITMPELDGIQALRMIKKLNPGASVVMVSALGQEAKMKEAIIYGAKGFIVKPFKEEILLGALSKL
- a CDS encoding methyl-accepting chemotaxis protein — its product is MKQFNLKEMKIGKRLGMAFAIVLIMSTLASLYTLNNLKKAGEMSHNIYTGPYQLTNQTMGIRRDLVSISRQINRAFALKEHEEPRKIILSDFESISKRIGIINDIPTTNDLIKEDMKKLEKEINLVKEEYEEIYKETKKEKFSGSLSDIDLSEYTALFDSCTQTSVEVYDDAERAAKEYDSMVSSSVKKSGTIALLLSLTAIGIGIVVCIRITKRIKEPIEEIELAANKMAEGDFNIDITYESEDELGVLSESMRKMSKEINVVIEDAVNILNEVSAGNFNIEPQVEYIGVFSYIENSLNKITNELSDTMSQIHAASQEVETASEQVASGAQMLSQGTTEQAGSIEELSATIVDISNKIKNTAKNAGDANELSISAGNEVEEGNGKMKEMVNAMEKISFTSNEIGRIIKTIDDIAFQTNILALNAAVEAARAGEAGKGFAVVADEVRNLAAKSAEAAKNTATLIENSIKAVDNGSLIVDNTAESLQRIIDKIYQVIVLIDDIAKASDEESNAINQVTLGLEQISEVVQTNSATSEESAAASEELSGQAQLLKSLIERFELKGDSNFQDTINFEDNLNSNNNSINF
- a CDS encoding chemotaxis protein CheA, which gives rise to MSGIDSMNEFYVQENMQLLEQLEEILLVDHSDTGGLAKEEIEEIFRAMHTIKGSSAMMGYDSLTTLTHCIEDVFDEIRKGLVVSAEKWEQIIDVVLLSIDFLKEEISNIQQGLLPESSIDELHDKVLDLLKENEEDSNEDTLDMDFNLAEENISQQTKEDTDDSELIGSEKKYCIKVLFENGCGMEGIRALGVTTSIEDLCTINETIPADLMGDCDEEIIKDGFTMYVKSENDKSTLEKCLQETMFLKTLQITEISRASNKVEKIEEVEEVNLKPEEVVEIVNDSTNKEVVEKNIEISKINEDLNNNKDNVKEVKGNKKDKVTQTKKENKNSYLTVNIDKIDSLMNLVGEIVTTESMVEKQSQLENFDPDNFEKQARRLHQLTNELQDVVMSIRMVPISSTFTKMQRVVRDMSKKTGKKVELVLLGEQTEVDKNILENISDPLMHMVRNSMDHGIETPEERKSTTKPEKATVTLEAKNTGGDILIIIKDDGRGLNKEAIVKKAIEKGITSKSINEISDKEAYNFILAPGFSTKEAVTEYSGRGVGMDVVYTNIRKLRGSISIDSEYGKGTTFTIRIPLTLAIVDGMKIRNDDETYIIPSLNIKEVFRYGAYDIVENPNGEEHSIIRGNCYKICRLSKILGLSDIKKDDGIMILVESEMGNICLIVDSILGQQQVVIKPIPAILTQFRGVQSYLAGCSILEDGSISLILDVNAMIHR
- a CDS encoding chemotaxis protein CheC, which gives rise to MTITCDKLNIFREISNIGSGNASTSLATMLNELVDIGIPNSDMIELDDITKSYDSPEELVVGTVLQLSGDMEGFIMVIMKIDSAFNLLSKLSGKEIKYNKDDYEEMCKELNAMGEICNILCGTYLTAISDMTNLTITPSIPHFSIDMVRAIMNLPISLYGLDFSSILCIETDFFTEDYDIEGKYYFIPNVSSCTKLLSSLGFAV
- a CDS encoding chemotaxis protein CheW, producing MYANDVESENRIDDLYMVFVVNNQKYALSSKYIIEIIEMLPITKVPFLPKYMKGIINLRSTIIPVMDARMRFDIEPINYDERTCIIIIENNNNKIGLIVDTVNEVIHISSEKNMNMDSSQDEGKSNFIKSVSEINNDVQLILDCDSLMKIVEENNYAVDR
- a CDS encoding protein-glutamate methylesterase/protein-glutamine glutaminase; its protein translation is MDKKIKVLVIDDSIIFRRVISKYLQEDPELEVVETAKDSYDARDKVLQYRPDVLTLDIEMPGVNGIEFLKILMNQCPIPTIVISGANDKCFEALSAGAVGFVDKPTSSTMNEFAIDLATKIKEASVAKLDIKSNLAKVSKPVEKKMNSKKTTSITNNNNQIIAIGASMGGVEAIGKVLKELPLGLPGIVITQHMPPVFTKRYAERLDRECTISVKEAKNGEVVLPGNAYIAPGGLQMGIIKKNNKFLIQVKEGDKVSGHCPSVDYLFESVANEAKEKSIAAILTGMGSDGARGLLEIKKAGGYTIGQNKQSCTVYGMPMVAKNMGAVIKETSLDMIPNAILNQLKRNEMRK